The proteins below are encoded in one region of Petrotoga sibirica DSM 13575:
- a CDS encoding transposase, giving the protein MCLLKYKNRTIFYPNSLYRICVIGWYTFQEKANNLKFRKIDKFVNGLKRDIQAIRNAIIYEYNNGLAEGSVNKLKVIKGIMYGRS; this is encoded by the coding sequence TTGTGTTTGTTAAAATACAAAAATCGTACAATTTTTTATCCAAATTCATTATACAGGATTTGTGTGATAGGGTGGTACACTTTTCAAGAAAAAGCTAATAATCTAAAGTTCAGAAAGATAGATAAATTTGTGAATGGTTTAAAAAGAGATATTCAAGCGATTAGAAATGCTATTATATATGAATACAACAATGGACTAGCAGAAGGTTCTGTGAATAAACTGAAAGTTATTAAAGGGATAATGTATGGAAGAAGCTAA